One window from the genome of Gimesia aquarii encodes:
- a CDS encoding alpha/beta fold hydrolase: MLYINNHGNTGDVPILFLHGGGYAGDMWNDIINAMPGFNSIVVDLPGHGKSREVPLTTLADAADAVVETLSTNWNGLGPINMVGLSFGSYVGINLIIRFPHLVSSAFLSGFAVDQIPNGWWLRVMGTVISPIATQRWFRRLSEQSMNIPKGNAMDCWRDGPKTTPSTLRRILQEVTRFELSEEILESISTRILAVAGSQEHPAILQSLSTLQSSLSNGMSGIAPDLGHAWPAEAPDLFVSCVRSWIIRQEFPTGLTKLET, translated from the coding sequence ATGCTATACATTAATAATCATGGTAATACAGGAGATGTTCCCATTCTCTTTCTGCACGGCGGAGGATACGCCGGAGATATGTGGAACGACATCATCAATGCGATGCCGGGGTTCAATTCAATTGTCGTTGATCTCCCCGGTCATGGGAAAAGTCGCGAAGTCCCTCTGACTACACTTGCCGACGCTGCTGATGCCGTTGTTGAAACACTATCCACCAATTGGAATGGTTTAGGGCCCATTAATATGGTTGGCTTATCGTTTGGCAGCTATGTGGGGATTAATTTGATTATACGATTTCCACACCTGGTAAGCTCCGCGTTTTTGAGTGGCTTTGCTGTAGATCAGATTCCCAACGGCTGGTGGCTGAGAGTGATGGGAACTGTGATCTCTCCGATTGCGACTCAGCGTTGGTTTCGTCGTCTGTCAGAGCAATCCATGAACATCCCGAAAGGAAATGCCATGGATTGCTGGCGAGATGGTCCCAAAACAACGCCCTCTACCCTGCGTCGTATTCTGCAGGAAGTGACTCGTTTTGAATTGTCAGAAGAAATACTCGAATCGATTTCAACGCGAATCCTTGCAGTGGCGGGAAGCCAAGAACACCCCGCCATTCTTCAGTCGCTCTCAACACTCCAATCTTCTTTGTCAAATGGGATGTCCGGTATCGCTCCTGATCTCGGACACGCATGGCCGGCAGAAGCTCCCGACCTCTTTGTCTCGTGTGTTCGTTCATGGATTATCCGACAAGAATTTCCAACGGGGCTCACAAAATTAGAAACTTAA
- a CDS encoding nuclear transport factor 2 family protein: protein MTHQLNEMLDTLSKIDISNLDACKECFSPDLIWHYENAELPEQRGEVHGVEGLNLFFQRVLNTQNYSLNVEVIHAHPVGDELLLMHTRNRTSWCRREVEFDVALIWRFEGSRVVEVWDVPAVTSGMRILSDNSSEKSHTNTLGTNASKHCK, encoded by the coding sequence ATGACACACCAGCTAAATGAGATGCTCGACACACTTTCAAAAATTGATATTTCCAATTTGGACGCATGTAAGGAATGCTTTTCGCCTGACTTGATTTGGCATTATGAGAACGCCGAGCTGCCAGAGCAACGAGGTGAAGTACACGGCGTCGAAGGTCTCAACCTTTTCTTTCAACGCGTGCTCAATACGCAAAACTACTCGTTAAACGTTGAAGTCATACACGCACACCCTGTAGGTGACGAACTGCTATTAATGCATACGCGCAACCGAACCAGTTGGTGTAGACGAGAAGTGGAGTTTGACGTCGCGCTGATCTGGCGATTTGAGGGCAGTCGTGTTGTCGAAGTCTGGGACGTGCCTGCTGTGACATCTGGCATGCGGATTTTATCAGACAATTCATCAGAGAAATCGCATACGAATACGCTAGGCACGAACGCTTCCAAACACTGTAAATAA
- a CDS encoding SMP-30/gluconolactonase/LRE family protein, whose protein sequence is MTPSESDNQISVKSVFDSQDVVGESIIWDDRNGNLIWIDIVGKCIHRLQLTTGKHKVWPTPDFITSLGLREDKGAIVSLSKELCWWDFDEHFSAFLEVEPDQPDNRINECMVAPDGSYWVGTMQNNLHSNGSPKEVTASLGAYYRVTPNDELQRLTKNIYGITNTMAWTDNGRFLTADSLANKIYAFRYDDKTKTLSDRNLFAPAFERGSPDGSCLDEEGFLWNCRVAGGGCLVRYAPNGNIDRVVDLPCTWPTSCTFGGDNLETLFVTSARFTMSPDYLNNNPHEGNLWALKPGVRGQLCNRLGSKSKI, encoded by the coding sequence ATGACTCCCTCAGAGAGTGATAACCAAATATCAGTTAAATCTGTTTTCGATTCACAGGATGTCGTAGGTGAAAGCATCATCTGGGATGACCGTAATGGAAACCTCATCTGGATTGACATCGTCGGTAAATGTATTCACAGGCTCCAATTGACTACAGGTAAACACAAAGTCTGGCCAACTCCTGATTTCATCACATCGCTAGGACTACGGGAAGACAAAGGCGCCATTGTCAGTTTATCGAAAGAACTTTGCTGGTGGGATTTTGACGAACATTTCAGCGCTTTTTTGGAAGTAGAACCCGACCAACCCGACAATCGGATCAACGAATGCATGGTTGCCCCGGATGGCTCATATTGGGTAGGAACCATGCAGAACAATTTACATTCAAACGGTAGTCCCAAGGAGGTCACCGCGAGCCTTGGTGCTTATTATCGAGTCACTCCCAATGACGAGTTACAAAGGCTGACCAAAAATATTTATGGCATCACCAACACCATGGCGTGGACCGACAACGGTCGATTTTTAACTGCTGACTCCCTGGCCAATAAGATCTACGCGTTTCGATACGATGACAAAACAAAGACACTTTCCGACCGGAACCTGTTTGCTCCCGCCTTTGAAAGAGGCAGCCCTGATGGTTCCTGTCTGGATGAAGAAGGATTCTTGTGGAATTGCCGTGTCGCTGGCGGAGGCTGTCTTGTTCGCTATGCCCCCAATGGGAATATTGATCGGGTCGTCGACTTGCCCTGCACCTGGCCCACAAGCTGCACGTTCGGCGGAGACAATTTAGAAACGCTGTTTGTCACTTCAGCACGCTTCACAATGAGCCCGGATTATCTCAACAATAACCCACACGAAGGCAACCTCTGGGCATTGAAACCTGGAGTCCGCGGTCAGCTATGCAATCGATTAGGAAGCAAATCCAAAATTTAG
- a CDS encoding phosphoketolase family protein, with protein sequence MSDPLSPEELNLINAYWRAANYLSIGQIYLFKNPLLKEPLHKEHVKPRLLGHWGTTPGLNFIYAHLNRIIKQHELNVMFVTGPGHGGPGLVANTYLEGTYTEHYPNITQDEAGMKRLFKQFSFPGGIPSHVAPETPGSIHEGGELGYALSHAYGAAFDNPGLIVACVIGDGEAETGPLATSWHSNKFLNPERDGVVLPILHLNGYKIANPTVLARISHEELDHLLRGYGYNPYYVEGRDPEKMHQLMAATMDHITQEIRDIVTKARQDPGFIRPRWPMIVLRSPKGWTCPKEVDGLPVEDSWRSHQVPLGQMHENPEHLKLLEQWMQSYKPEELFDEQGCLRTEIADLAPSGELRMGANPHANGGTLLKRLRLPDFRDYAVEVPYPGSVKGEATRVQGKFIRDVMQLNLESRNFRIFSPDENASNRWANVFEVAGRGFVGEILPTDDHLSPEGRVMEMLSEHQCQGWLEGYLLTGRHGFFNCYEAFIHIIDSMFNQHAKWLKVSKEIPWRRPIASLNYLLSSHVWRQDHNGFSHQDPGFIDHVVNKKAEIIRVYLPPDANCLLSITDHCLRSRDYVNVVVAGKQPSPQWLSMEQAIKHTAAGISIWDWASSDQGSEPDVILGCCGDVPTLETLAAVDIIRQELPELKVRVINVVNLMKLQSPREHPHALSDTDFDSLFTTNKPIIFAFHGYPWLIHRLTYRRTNHKNLHVRGYKEEGTTTTPFDMVVLNDLDRFHLVQDVIDRVSNLGAKAAYLKQAMRDKLIEHKQYIREYGEDMPEVLNWTWSGREE encoded by the coding sequence ATGTCAGATCCCCTCTCTCCCGAAGAACTAAACCTCATCAATGCATACTGGCGGGCAGCAAATTATTTGTCGATCGGCCAGATTTATCTTTTCAAAAATCCGCTGCTGAAAGAGCCGTTACACAAGGAACATGTGAAACCTCGTTTGCTCGGTCATTGGGGAACAACACCGGGGTTGAATTTTATCTATGCACATCTCAATCGTATTATCAAACAACATGAGCTTAATGTTATGTTTGTTACCGGACCCGGGCATGGCGGACCTGGACTTGTGGCGAATACCTACTTAGAGGGTACCTATACCGAACATTATCCCAACATTACACAAGATGAAGCCGGAATGAAGCGACTATTTAAACAGTTCAGTTTTCCCGGTGGTATTCCCAGCCATGTCGCTCCCGAGACACCGGGGAGTATTCATGAAGGGGGCGAATTAGGTTATGCCTTGTCGCACGCGTATGGCGCTGCATTCGATAATCCAGGCCTGATTGTTGCCTGTGTGATTGGTGACGGCGAAGCAGAAACAGGTCCGCTTGCTACCAGCTGGCACTCGAACAAATTTCTGAACCCTGAGCGCGACGGAGTCGTTTTGCCAATCCTGCATTTGAATGGATACAAAATCGCCAATCCGACCGTTCTGGCGCGTATCAGCCATGAGGAACTGGATCACCTTTTGCGTGGCTATGGCTACAATCCCTATTATGTCGAAGGCCGAGACCCTGAGAAAATGCACCAGCTCATGGCTGCGACCATGGATCATATTACTCAGGAGATTCGAGACATTGTTACCAAAGCTCGACAGGACCCAGGTTTTATACGTCCCCGCTGGCCGATGATTGTTCTCCGATCGCCTAAAGGCTGGACTTGTCCCAAGGAAGTCGATGGTTTGCCGGTCGAAGACAGCTGGCGTAGCCATCAGGTGCCCCTGGGGCAGATGCACGAGAATCCGGAACACTTGAAGTTGCTCGAACAGTGGATGCAGAGTTACAAGCCCGAAGAACTGTTTGACGAGCAGGGTTGTCTCAGAACAGAGATTGCCGATCTCGCGCCGAGTGGCGAATTGCGAATGGGAGCCAACCCACATGCGAATGGTGGGACTCTTTTAAAACGATTGAGGTTACCAGACTTCCGGGATTATGCCGTTGAGGTTCCTTATCCAGGAAGTGTGAAAGGGGAAGCAACACGCGTCCAAGGCAAGTTCATTCGCGATGTGATGCAGCTCAATCTTGAATCACGGAATTTTCGGATCTTCAGTCCAGACGAGAACGCTTCGAATCGCTGGGCCAACGTATTTGAAGTGGCGGGCCGTGGTTTTGTGGGCGAGATCTTACCGACTGATGACCACCTTTCACCTGAGGGCCGTGTGATGGAAATGCTTTCAGAACACCAGTGTCAGGGTTGGTTGGAAGGTTATCTATTAACGGGACGACATGGCTTTTTTAATTGCTATGAGGCATTTATTCATATTATCGACTCGATGTTCAATCAACACGCTAAATGGCTCAAGGTTTCGAAAGAAATTCCCTGGCGACGTCCTATCGCTTCGTTGAATTATCTCTTGTCATCACATGTCTGGCGGCAGGACCATAATGGATTCAGTCATCAAGATCCTGGATTTATTGACCATGTCGTTAACAAGAAAGCCGAGATCATTCGTGTCTATCTACCACCCGATGCGAATTGTCTGCTTTCGATTACTGACCATTGTCTGCGTAGCCGTGATTATGTAAACGTTGTCGTGGCCGGCAAACAACCTTCGCCTCAATGGCTGTCTATGGAACAAGCCATCAAGCACACTGCAGCAGGAATTAGCATTTGGGACTGGGCGAGCAGTGATCAGGGAAGTGAACCCGATGTCATTCTGGGATGTTGTGGTGATGTGCCGACGCTCGAAACACTGGCGGCCGTCGATATCATTCGGCAAGAGTTGCCTGAGTTGAAGGTCCGCGTGATCAATGTTGTCAACTTGATGAAACTCCAATCTCCCCGTGAACATCCCCACGCACTGTCGGATACCGATTTCGATAGCCTGTTCACAACGAATAAGCCAATTATTTTTGCGTTCCATGGCTATCCCTGGTTGATCCATCGCTTAACGTATCGCAGAACAAATCACAAAAATCTTCATGTCCGCGGTTACAAGGAAGAGGGAACGACAACGACACCGTTTGACATGGTTGTGCTGAATGATCTCGATCGCTTTCATCTTGTTCAAGATGTAATCGACCGTGTTTCCAACCTTGGGGCTAAAGCTGCCTACTTAAAACAAGCGATGCGCGACAAACTGATCGAACACAAGCAGTACATAAGAGAATATGGCGAAGATATGCCGGAAGTTCTCAATTGGACGTGGTCGGGAAGGGAAGAGTAA
- a CDS encoding acetate/propionate family kinase: MSILVLNSGSSTLKFALFNKLAEEELVRGTLDWQSQSEGVTLAYESQKISKTESRLDISNNRDAVEWILHVLAEINLGKSIRAVGHRVVHGGTKFCQPTLIKEKVLQSLKEVSELAPLHNPPALTTIEAAQTILPEAVHVAVFDTAFFAALPRSAYLYPVPYEWYEQFGIRRFGFHGISHEYCSTRAAELLDRQNDDSLKLVICHLGNGCSATAMLGGSPLATTMGFTPLEGLMMGTRSGSIDPGILIHLMKQQGFNPEQLDQSLNHQSGLLGVSDVSSDFRQIEQAAQEKNERAQLAIKMFVERIQSTIGSLSVLLGGIDALIFTAGIGEHSPLLRSSVCDKLQFLGLELDEAKNQTAHTDTDLATKQSAGRILLIQTREEKMIARAAQRFIREPN, translated from the coding sequence ATGTCGATTCTTGTTCTGAATTCCGGATCCAGTACGCTCAAATTTGCGCTATTCAACAAACTGGCTGAAGAAGAACTGGTTCGAGGTACGCTTGACTGGCAAAGTCAATCTGAGGGGGTCACGCTGGCTTACGAATCTCAGAAGATCAGTAAAACAGAGTCTCGTTTAGATATTTCCAATAATCGTGATGCCGTCGAATGGATTCTGCATGTGTTGGCCGAGATTAATTTGGGAAAGTCAATAAGAGCTGTCGGCCATCGCGTCGTTCACGGTGGTACTAAATTCTGTCAACCCACTCTGATTAAGGAGAAGGTTCTCCAGTCTTTAAAAGAAGTTTCCGAACTCGCGCCGCTGCACAACCCGCCTGCTTTAACCACTATTGAAGCAGCGCAAACAATTCTTCCCGAGGCGGTACATGTCGCTGTATTTGATACTGCGTTTTTTGCTGCTTTGCCGCGAAGTGCTTATCTCTACCCGGTCCCTTACGAATGGTATGAACAATTCGGTATTCGTCGATTTGGTTTTCACGGGATCAGTCACGAATACTGTTCGACTCGCGCTGCCGAACTGCTGGATCGTCAAAACGACGATTCACTTAAACTGGTGATCTGCCATCTCGGTAACGGCTGCTCTGCGACAGCCATGCTTGGTGGGAGTCCACTGGCTACAACAATGGGTTTCACACCGTTGGAAGGATTAATGATGGGAACCCGTAGTGGGTCGATTGATCCTGGCATCTTGATTCACCTGATGAAACAGCAGGGCTTCAATCCAGAACAGCTTGATCAAAGTTTGAATCATCAATCTGGTTTGCTGGGTGTCTCGGATGTTTCCTCTGACTTTCGCCAAATTGAACAAGCAGCTCAGGAAAAAAATGAACGCGCTCAACTCGCAATCAAGATGTTCGTAGAACGAATTCAATCCACCATTGGTTCGCTTTCGGTTTTACTGGGTGGCATTGATGCTTTAATCTTTACCGCCGGCATTGGCGAGCATTCTCCCCTGTTGCGCAGCAGTGTGTGTGACAAACTTCAGTTTCTGGGTCTTGAACTTGATGAAGCCAAAAATCAAACCGCTCATACTGATACCGATCTCGCAACGAAACAGTCAGCAGGCCGCATTCTACTCATTCAAACACGAGAAGAAAAAATGATCGCACGCGCAGCTCAACGATTTATCAGGGAACCAAATTGA
- a CDS encoding GDSL-type esterase/lipase family protein gives MKRHPLISKRSLIQGNSTNEIVKKFIINVLSTGFFILSSAVTLSAADPKPEWKYEAKLLKPFWQGDTIEGESLLFIRDPKTGEANASVLFPMKKVLKISNSTGDITYEEGRDYRWNPGQREIRLPKNSRINSQTPDDLRRPAGTQKYKLTHRDGNGEIFFGGKLEYHNMQTCITYTHDPIDWKGIVPHFNENALPRTIQKLRNRQPVSIVVIGDSISAGCNASGWAGEAPFQPSYPGLLEKNLSEQYQTKVRVTNPSVSGKDTRWVLSAIDKVVEPDPDLVIIAFGMNDSAGRSAKDYQANTKAVIEKIREKRPQAEFILVASMLGNKDWIRLKHELFPQYREALAEICQPGIALADMTSIWTEFLKRKQDWDLTGNGVNHPNDFGHRVYAQVISTLLIPPESSTPETKTSHQPKAIPLWKDRAPIGNDQFEKSDAKITVHQPVNGNGAAIIICPGGGYGGLVTGAEGHGIAKWLNRQGITGVVLEYRLPAGRPFVPLLDAQQAIRMVRANAKSWSIDPARVGIMGFSAGGHLASTAGTHFDAGNPQAAQLVDRQSSRPDFVILVYPVVTMGEHTHKGSRKNLLGSDPSPQLIELFSNERQVTAQTPPMFLAHALDDKPVPPKNSQMLFQMLQTKKVPSKYLELPSGGHGLNGYKGPMWDAWQAQSLDWLAKLKFIPTQKSQN, from the coding sequence GTGAAACGACATCCTCTGATCAGTAAGCGATCTTTGATTCAAGGCAACTCAACGAATGAGATTGTGAAGAAATTCATCATAAACGTTTTGAGTACTGGATTTTTCATTCTATCCAGTGCAGTAACGCTCTCGGCTGCTGATCCAAAACCTGAGTGGAAATATGAAGCAAAGCTTCTGAAGCCATTTTGGCAGGGAGACACGATTGAAGGCGAATCGTTGCTGTTTATCCGAGATCCAAAAACAGGTGAAGCAAACGCATCTGTTCTGTTTCCCATGAAGAAAGTTCTTAAAATCAGTAATTCGACGGGAGACATCACATACGAAGAGGGCAGAGACTATCGTTGGAATCCAGGACAACGAGAAATCAGACTTCCCAAGAATTCGAGAATTAACTCACAGACACCAGACGACCTGCGTCGGCCTGCCGGAACGCAGAAATACAAATTGACTCATCGCGATGGCAACGGGGAAATCTTTTTTGGCGGGAAGCTTGAATATCACAACATGCAGACGTGTATTACATACACACACGATCCCATCGATTGGAAAGGGATTGTGCCCCATTTTAATGAGAACGCACTCCCGCGCACGATTCAAAAGCTACGCAATCGTCAGCCCGTTTCCATCGTCGTAATTGGGGACAGTATTTCTGCCGGTTGTAATGCTTCGGGCTGGGCTGGTGAGGCACCGTTTCAGCCTTCGTACCCTGGCCTGTTAGAAAAGAACCTGAGCGAGCAATACCAAACCAAGGTCCGAGTTACAAATCCTTCTGTCAGTGGCAAAGACACACGTTGGGTATTAAGTGCCATCGATAAGGTTGTTGAGCCTGATCCCGACTTAGTCATCATTGCATTTGGCATGAACGATTCTGCGGGTCGATCTGCGAAAGATTATCAAGCCAATACCAAAGCGGTGATAGAAAAGATTCGTGAAAAACGCCCTCAGGCCGAGTTCATTCTCGTAGCTTCCATGCTCGGTAATAAGGATTGGATTCGACTGAAACATGAACTCTTTCCCCAGTATCGAGAGGCGCTCGCTGAGATTTGTCAACCAGGAATTGCATTGGCTGACATGACTTCGATCTGGACAGAATTTCTGAAACGAAAACAGGACTGGGATTTGACCGGGAACGGTGTGAATCACCCCAACGATTTTGGCCATCGTGTCTACGCTCAAGTGATATCGACGTTGCTCATACCGCCAGAAAGTTCTACACCCGAAACGAAGACAAGCCATCAACCCAAAGCCATTCCACTTTGGAAAGACCGTGCTCCCATTGGAAATGATCAATTCGAAAAATCAGATGCAAAAATCACCGTGCATCAACCAGTGAATGGAAATGGTGCTGCGATCATCATCTGCCCCGGCGGTGGTTATGGTGGATTAGTGACGGGTGCAGAAGGTCACGGCATCGCCAAATGGCTTAATCGTCAAGGTATCACAGGAGTCGTTTTGGAATATCGTCTACCAGCCGGCCGACCTTTTGTACCACTCCTGGATGCGCAACAAGCGATCCGTATGGTCCGTGCAAATGCAAAAAGCTGGAGCATCGATCCTGCGCGCGTGGGGATTATGGGCTTCTCCGCAGGCGGACATCTGGCTTCGACAGCAGGAACTCATTTTGACGCTGGAAATCCACAGGCAGCACAACTTGTTGATCGTCAAAGCAGTCGCCCTGACTTTGTGATCCTGGTCTATCCTGTCGTCACCATGGGAGAACATACTCACAAAGGATCTCGCAAGAATCTACTGGGGTCAGATCCCTCGCCGCAACTGATCGAACTATTCTCCAATGAAAGGCAAGTCACTGCCCAGACTCCCCCTATGTTTTTAGCCCATGCACTCGACGACAAACCAGTGCCACCCAAGAATAGTCAGATGCTCTTTCAAATGTTACAAACGAAGAAAGTGCCTTCAAAATATCTTGAACTGCCTTCAGGCGGTCATGGTCTGAACGGTTACAAAGGACCAATGTGGGATGCCTGGCAAGCACAGTCACTGGACTGGTTAGCAAAACTGAAATTTATACCAACTCAAAAGTCACAAAATTGA
- a CDS encoding DUF3472 domain-containing protein, which produces MSRNRTIRFSLFMMSVCLIASPVVAQEKQYARMPWHLVDLWWDIGTNVPFESYSIDVSISDNISPTKNLYIAPIGLGHLNKTPFYGGIQTQSDGYTKHNQQLRKIGPGFLMSMWGERSIDAIRPSLGGYYQSSGHEGDFVSIRRPFKWTKGTFTYKIVRMDKEIINNKPYTWVGAFVYSHEKDENIFIGALRFQGHDLMLSPKIASFVEVYGQRKPVVEIPKLTVRFGNLRVNGKSATVKSVEAIYPPNVPDYADAEGNDGSVVIEVGHPVEGRTTRREKLELNHKQSI; this is translated from the coding sequence ATGTCTCGAAACAGAACGATTCGTTTTAGTCTTTTCATGATGAGTGTATGCCTGATCGCTTCACCCGTTGTGGCTCAGGAAAAGCAGTACGCCCGGATGCCCTGGCATCTTGTTGATCTGTGGTGGGATATTGGCACCAACGTTCCGTTCGAAAGTTACAGTATCGATGTTTCGATCAGCGATAATATTTCCCCAACGAAGAATCTCTACATCGCTCCGATTGGTCTCGGTCATCTCAACAAGACCCCCTTTTACGGTGGAATTCAGACACAGTCTGACGGCTATACGAAACACAATCAGCAACTTCGCAAGATTGGACCTGGCTTTCTGATGTCCATGTGGGGGGAGCGAAGTATTGACGCAATTCGTCCCTCACTTGGTGGGTACTACCAAAGCTCCGGTCACGAGGGTGATTTTGTGAGCATCCGCCGTCCCTTCAAATGGACCAAGGGAACCTTTACCTACAAAATCGTTCGCATGGACAAGGAGATCATCAACAATAAGCCTTATACATGGGTTGGCGCATTTGTTTATTCTCACGAGAAAGATGAGAATATTTTTATTGGTGCACTACGATTCCAAGGTCACGACCTGATGCTTTCACCAAAAATTGCAAGCTTTGTTGAAGTCTATGGTCAACGCAAACCTGTTGTCGAAATCCCCAAACTCACAGTCAGGTTTGGCAATCTTCGCGTGAACGGAAAGAGTGCCACCGTCAAATCTGTCGAAGCGATCTACCCGCCCAATGTACCAGATTACGCAGATGCGGAAGGCAATGATGGTTCAGTGGTGATTGAAGTAGGCCATCCAGTTGAAGGACGCACAACACGTCGTGAGAAACTAGAGCTGAATCACAAACAATCGATATAA
- a CDS encoding NAD(P)-dependent oxidoreductase produces MTTLIVGATGATGRLLVEQLLQRGENVKALVRTTNLLNDVVKDHDDFSEVQASILELTDAEIVEHVKDCRAVVSCLGHNLTFKGIYGHPRLLVTEATRRLCEAIQATHPEKPVKFVLMNTTGNINRDLGESVSFAQHCVLWLLRLLLPPHVDNEKAADYLRTKIGQNCEAIEWTAVRPDNLTNEDTVTEYELHPSPTRSAIFNAGKTSRINVGHFMAELVTDNEIWNKWKGQMPVIYNQENENMK; encoded by the coding sequence ATGACGACCCTTATTGTTGGCGCCACGGGTGCGACCGGACGACTTCTTGTTGAACAGTTACTTCAACGAGGAGAGAACGTGAAAGCCCTCGTACGAACGACAAATCTACTCAATGATGTTGTCAAGGATCACGATGATTTTTCAGAAGTACAGGCAAGTATTCTCGAACTGACAGACGCTGAAATCGTAGAACATGTTAAAGACTGTCGTGCCGTTGTTTCCTGTCTGGGTCATAATTTGACATTCAAGGGGATTTATGGTCACCCCCGTTTGTTGGTGACAGAAGCGACACGCCGTTTGTGCGAAGCCATTCAAGCGACACACCCCGAAAAACCGGTCAAATTTGTACTCATGAATACAACGGGAAACATTAACCGAGATCTCGGTGAATCTGTTTCATTTGCGCAACATTGTGTGCTGTGGCTTTTACGTCTACTCCTGCCTCCTCATGTCGATAACGAAAAGGCCGCAGACTATTTACGTACAAAGATCGGCCAGAACTGTGAGGCTATTGAATGGACTGCAGTCCGACCAGACAATTTAACGAATGAAGATACAGTAACCGAATACGAGCTTCACCCATCACCAACGAGAAGCGCTATCTTCAATGCCGGCAAAACCAGCAGAATTAACGTCGGGCATTTTATGGCTGAACTGGTGACAGATAACGAAATATGGAATAAATGGAAGGGACAAATGCCCGTCATCTATAATCAGGAAAATGAAAATATGAAATAG
- a CDS encoding arylsulfatase → MSANKWLFRFLVSCISLLMLNTVKAAPPNIIFVLSDDVAQGDLGCYGQKLIATPNLDRMAEQGTRYLSAYCGTTVCAPSRSSLITGLHSGHCPIRGNFEVPPEGQLPLPAETTTIAEVLKSAGYQTACVGKWGMGFFDTTGDPLKQGFDHFFGYNCQREAHSYFPRYLYNDHEKILLAGNDGKSIGKTYSQELIQEDAINWIRKHRSQPFFLFYALTLPHGRHEINDLGQYVNKPWSNSQKAYAAQVTRMDSDMGELMSTLKELGIAENTLVLFSGDNGSSFSTESKMGSLFNQASNGLRGFKRGLYEGALRQAAIAWWPGTVPAGRVSDQPWAFWDILPTAAELAKIELKENEPTDGKSLVAFLKGGEAPKRDYFYWELHEQRPIQACRFGKWKAVKNGPNAKVELYDLKSDPGESTDLSAKYPEKVQQAVQIMKQAHTPDKNWPLTGIPDFRKRNSKAAWKATRDRLKKASD, encoded by the coding sequence ATGTCAGCCAACAAATGGTTGTTTCGATTCTTAGTCTCCTGTATCTCACTTTTGATGCTCAATACTGTTAAGGCTGCGCCACCAAATATCATTTTTGTGCTCAGCGATGATGTGGCGCAGGGCGATTTGGGCTGTTATGGACAAAAACTAATTGCGACTCCGAATTTGGATCGAATGGCAGAGCAGGGAACACGCTATCTGAGTGCGTATTGCGGCACCACTGTCTGTGCCCCCAGTCGCAGTTCGTTGATTACCGGGTTGCACAGTGGTCACTGTCCGATTCGTGGCAATTTCGAAGTCCCCCCAGAAGGTCAACTACCACTTCCCGCGGAAACAACAACGATTGCTGAAGTACTCAAGTCAGCCGGTTATCAAACCGCTTGCGTTGGCAAATGGGGCATGGGTTTTTTCGATACGACCGGCGATCCGTTAAAACAAGGTTTTGATCACTTCTTTGGTTACAATTGCCAACGCGAAGCGCACTCGTATTTTCCCCGCTATCTATACAATGACCATGAAAAAATACTCCTTGCAGGTAACGATGGTAAGAGTATCGGTAAGACGTATTCACAAGAGCTCATCCAAGAAGATGCGATCAATTGGATACGCAAGCATCGTTCCCAGCCGTTTTTTCTGTTTTATGCGTTGACGTTGCCACATGGTCGGCATGAGATTAATGATTTAGGGCAATATGTTAACAAACCCTGGTCCAACTCTCAAAAAGCATATGCCGCTCAGGTCACTCGCATGGATAGCGACATGGGCGAACTGATGTCAACGTTGAAAGAGTTAGGCATTGCAGAAAACACACTGGTTTTGTTTAGTGGTGACAACGGCTCCTCCTTCAGCACTGAAAGTAAAATGGGATCTCTATTCAATCAAGCCAGTAATGGATTGCGAGGCTTCAAGCGGGGGCTTTATGAAGGGGCTCTGCGTCAGGCAGCCATAGCATGGTGGCCTGGTACCGTTCCTGCAGGCCGTGTATCTGATCAGCCATGGGCATTTTGGGATATATTGCCTACAGCAGCTGAGCTAGCCAAAATCGAGTTGAAAGAAAATGAACCAACCGACGGAAAATCTCTGGTTGCCTTCTTGAAAGGGGGCGAGGCACCTAAGCGGGATTATTTCTATTGGGAATTGCATGAGCAAAGACCAATTCAGGCCTGTCGGTTTGGAAAGTGGAAAGCAGTCAAAAACGGACCAAATGCGAAAGTAGAACTTTACGACCTGAAAAGTGACCCAGGGGAATCAACAGATCTTTCAGCCAAGTATCCAGAAAAAGTTCAACAAGCAGTTCAGATTATGAAACAGGCACATACTCCAGACAAGAACTGGCCACTGACGGGAATCCCTGACTTTCGAAAACGCAACAGCAAAGCCGCCTGGAAAGCAACCCGTGATCGTTTGAAGAAAGCCAGTGACTGA